In Pseudoliparis swirei isolate HS2019 ecotype Mariana Trench chromosome 11, NWPU_hadal_v1, whole genome shotgun sequence, a genomic segment contains:
- the LOC130201503 gene encoding cytochrome P450 2J4-like: MDRLSAVSSAWLWLDGRSLLLFALVLLLTAEYLRARRPRSFPPGPRAFPLVGNMFSLDPGKVHGDMTEATTWIRCC, from the exons ATGGATCGACTGAGCGCGGTGTCCTCCGCGTGGCTGTGGCTGGACGGCCGCAGCCTGCTCCTCTTCGCTCTGGTCCTGCTGCTGACCGCAGAGTATCTGAGGGCCCGCCGGCCCCGCAGcttccccccggggccccgggcttTTCCTCTCGTGGGCAACATGTTCTCCCTGGACCCCGGCAAAGTCcatggagacatgacggag GCAACAACGTGGATACGGTGCTGCTGA